One stretch of Streptomyces zhihengii DNA includes these proteins:
- a CDS encoding SAM-dependent methyltransferase — translation MSVPVLPVPRPAGPVDARRWPDVARPPHVSRARAAVAERIVRRAIRPLPLRVRLAGEREPAGAGGPLMEVRDPRAFFARIAAGGTIGFGESYMAGEWDAPDLVGVLSAFAEHAATLVPRPLQRLRKVWAPAQPAGHRNTADATRANISHHYDLSNDLFALFLDDTLTYSSALFRGFPAEQHLLEAAQHRKIDRLLDLAETGPGTRLLEIGTGWGELAIRAAARGADVVTVTLSSEQQELAARRVRDAGLDDRVTILLRDYRAITGTYDAVVSVEMIEAVGAEFWPEYFTALGRLLVPGGHAALQAITMPHDRMLASRSTHTWIQKYIFPGGLLPSTEAIEETAGRSGGLAVTARDTFGPHYAETLRLWRERFTARAEEVGALGFDETFRRMWTFYLAYSEAGFRSGYLDVQQLRLTKGTTA, via the coding sequence GTGAGCGTCCCCGTCCTTCCCGTCCCCCGGCCGGCCGGCCCCGTGGACGCGCGCCGGTGGCCGGACGTGGCCCGGCCACCGCACGTCTCCCGGGCGCGCGCCGCGGTGGCCGAACGGATCGTGCGCCGCGCGATCCGCCCCCTCCCGCTGCGGGTGCGGCTCGCGGGCGAGCGGGAACCGGCCGGAGCGGGCGGGCCCCTGATGGAGGTGCGCGACCCGCGGGCCTTCTTCGCCCGCATAGCCGCCGGCGGCACCATCGGCTTCGGCGAGTCCTACATGGCGGGCGAGTGGGACGCCCCCGACCTGGTCGGCGTGCTGAGCGCCTTCGCCGAGCACGCCGCCACCCTGGTGCCGCGGCCCCTGCAACGGCTGCGCAAGGTCTGGGCCCCGGCGCAGCCCGCCGGGCACCGCAACACCGCCGACGCCACCCGGGCCAACATCAGCCACCACTACGACCTGTCCAACGACCTCTTCGCCCTCTTCCTGGACGACACGCTCACCTACTCCTCGGCCCTCTTCCGGGGCTTCCCCGCCGAGCAGCACCTCCTCGAAGCCGCCCAGCACCGCAAGATCGACCGGCTGCTCGACCTGGCGGAGACGGGCCCGGGCACCAGGCTGCTGGAGATCGGCACCGGCTGGGGGGAGCTGGCGATCCGGGCCGCGGCCCGCGGCGCCGACGTCGTCACCGTCACGCTCTCCTCCGAGCAGCAGGAGCTGGCCGCCCGGCGGGTGCGCGACGCCGGACTGGACGACCGGGTGACGATCCTGCTGCGGGACTACCGCGCGATCACGGGCACCTACGACGCCGTCGTCAGCGTGGAGATGATCGAGGCCGTCGGCGCGGAGTTCTGGCCCGAGTACTTCACGGCCCTCGGCCGGCTGCTCGTCCCCGGCGGACACGCCGCCCTCCAGGCCATCACCATGCCGCACGACCGGATGCTGGCCTCCCGCTCCACCCACACCTGGATCCAGAAGTACATCTTCCCCGGCGGCCTGCTGCCCTCGACCGAGGCGATCGAGGAGACCGCCGGCCGGTCGGGCGGCCTCGCCGTCACGGCGCGCGACACCTTCGGGCCGCACTACGCCGAGACGCTGCGGCTGTGGCGGGAGCGGTTCACCGCGCGCGCCGAGGAGGTCGGCGCCCTCGGCTTCGACGAGACCTTCCGCCGGATGTGGACCTTCTACCTGGCCTACTCGGAAGCCGGATTCCGCTCGGGCTACCTCGATGTGCAGCAGCTCCGGCTGACGAAGGGAACGACCGCGTGA
- a CDS encoding SAM-dependent methyltransferase, translated as MLPLVEEVLGGALPLRLRAWDGSTAGPAHGPVVVIRSRRALRRLLWQPGELGLAQAYITGEIDVEGDLGEALRTMWTAVRTRALAPPRLTLADRARAAGTALRLGALGPRPPAPAAEARLTGDLHSKARDRAAISHHYDLSNDFYAALLDPSMAYSCAYWTRDDPEYGLADAQRDKLELICRKLGLREGARLLDIGCGWGSLTLHAAEHHGARVTAVTLAAAQARYVREQVRERGLSDRVEVLLRDYRDIDGGGYDAVSTVEMGEHVGDAEYPAFAGVLHRMVRPGGRVLVQQMSRGADAPGGGAFIESYIAPDMHMRPLGDTVSLLEGAGLEVRSAESLREHYTRTVAAWHRTLEERWDDFTALAGHQTARVWRLYLVGGALAFEERRMGVDQILAVRPGDDGASGMPATPKGWYGG; from the coding sequence CTGCTGCCGCTGGTCGAGGAGGTGCTCGGCGGCGCCCTCCCGCTCCGGCTGCGCGCCTGGGACGGCTCCACCGCCGGCCCCGCCCACGGCCCGGTCGTCGTGATCCGCTCCCGCAGGGCGCTGCGCCGGCTGCTCTGGCAGCCGGGCGAACTCGGCCTGGCGCAGGCGTACATCACGGGCGAGATCGATGTCGAGGGCGATCTCGGGGAGGCGCTGCGCACCATGTGGACGGCCGTGCGCACCCGGGCGCTCGCCCCGCCCCGGCTCACCCTCGCCGACCGGGCCAGGGCGGCCGGCACGGCGCTGCGCCTCGGCGCGCTCGGCCCCCGGCCGCCCGCGCCCGCCGCCGAGGCCCGGCTCACCGGGGACCTCCACAGCAAGGCCCGCGACCGGGCCGCCATCAGCCACCACTACGACCTGTCGAACGACTTCTACGCGGCCCTGCTCGACCCGTCCATGGCCTACTCCTGCGCCTACTGGACCCGTGACGACCCGGAGTACGGGCTCGCCGACGCCCAGCGGGACAAGCTGGAGCTGATCTGCCGCAAGCTCGGCCTGCGCGAGGGCGCCCGGCTGCTGGACATCGGCTGCGGCTGGGGCTCCCTCACCCTCCACGCGGCCGAGCACCACGGGGCGCGCGTCACCGCGGTCACCCTGGCGGCCGCCCAGGCCCGGTACGTCCGGGAACAGGTGCGCGAGCGGGGGCTGTCGGACCGGGTCGAGGTCCTGCTCCGCGACTACCGCGACATCGACGGCGGCGGCTACGACGCGGTGTCCACCGTCGAGATGGGCGAACACGTCGGCGACGCCGAGTACCCGGCGTTCGCCGGTGTCCTGCACCGGATGGTCCGGCCCGGCGGCCGGGTGCTCGTGCAGCAGATGTCCCGGGGCGCCGACGCGCCCGGCGGCGGCGCGTTCATCGAGTCGTACATCGCGCCCGACATGCACATGCGCCCGCTCGGCGACACCGTCTCCCTGCTGGAGGGCGCCGGTCTGGAGGTGCGGTCGGCCGAGTCGCTGCGCGAGCACTACACCCGCACGGTGGCCGCCTGGCACCGCACCCTGGAGGAGCGCTGGGACGACTTCACCGCCCTCGCGGGCCACCAGACGGCCCGGGTGTGGCGGCTCTATCTGGTCGGCGGGGCCCTGGCGTTCGAGGAACGGCGGATGGGGGTCGACCAGATCCTGGCCGTCCGGCCCGGCGACGACGGCGCCTCCGGGATGCCCGCGACACCGAAGGGATGGTACGGCGGATGA
- a CDS encoding DUF1295 domain-containing protein, with protein MNGFPWADFAQGLALAAGAALAVMLVTFAVALRLGVHRIVDVAWGVGFAAVAVASYAASAGEGDGTRRLLVTVLTCVWGLRLAVHIGRRGRGHGEDPRYERMLSRAPGSRALYALRMVYLLQGALVWLVSLPVQAAQYVPGPAGPLVWAGCAVWLAGFLFEAVGDHQLARFKADPANKGRIMDRGLWAWTRHPNYFGDFLVWWGLFLFVCDEPAVAAVCAVGPVVMSFLLTAGSGKRLLERHMAERPGFAEYAARTSGFFPRPPRARGTGA; from the coding sequence ATGAACGGCTTCCCATGGGCGGACTTCGCGCAGGGGCTGGCCCTCGCCGCGGGTGCCGCGCTCGCGGTCATGCTGGTGACCTTCGCCGTCGCGCTGCGGCTGGGCGTCCACCGGATCGTGGACGTGGCCTGGGGCGTCGGCTTCGCCGCCGTCGCCGTGGCCTCGTACGCCGCGTCCGCGGGCGAGGGCGACGGCACCCGGCGGCTGCTGGTCACGGTGCTGACCTGCGTCTGGGGGCTGCGGCTCGCCGTCCACATCGGGCGGCGCGGCCGGGGGCACGGCGAGGACCCGCGCTACGAGCGGATGCTCTCCCGCGCCCCCGGCAGCCGGGCGCTGTACGCGCTGCGCATGGTCTACCTCCTCCAGGGCGCCCTGGTGTGGCTGGTCTCGCTGCCGGTGCAGGCGGCCCAGTACGTGCCCGGCCCGGCGGGGCCGCTGGTCTGGGCCGGGTGCGCGGTGTGGCTGGCCGGCTTCCTCTTCGAGGCCGTCGGCGACCACCAGCTCGCCCGGTTCAAGGCGGACCCGGCGAACAAGGGGCGCATCATGGACCGCGGGCTGTGGGCGTGGACCCGGCACCCCAACTACTTCGGCGACTTCCTGGTGTGGTGGGGGCTGTTCCTCTTCGTCTGCGACGAGCCGGCCGTCGCCGCGGTGTGCGCCGTCGGCCCGGTCGTCATGAGCTTCCTGCTGACCGCGGGAAGCGGCAAGCGCCTGCTCGAACGGCACATGGCCGAGCGCCCCGGCTTCGCCGAGTACGCGGCCCGCACCAGCGGCTTCTTCCCCCGCCCGCCGCGCGCCCGCGGCACGGGCGCCTGA